One Chlamydiota bacterium DNA window includes the following coding sequences:
- a CDS encoding alpha-D-glucose phosphate-specific phosphoglucomutase, producing MAVSPLAGKKVSRELLIDVAALEKGYYENRPDPGDPGTLVSFGTSGHRGHTHDRTFTEAHILAVTQAVCDYRRRHRIAGPLFLGRDTHALSAPAQRTALEVLAANGVETYIQVGDGFTPTPVISWAILTHNRLNPRSVSDGIVLTPSHNPPADGGIKYNPPTAGPADTETTAWIQNRANELLKEHNRGVRRMSHQAALKASTTRAHDYAGPYIDDLASVLDLDAVRASGIGIGVDPLGGASVRYWNPIAERYGLDLTVVNPAVDPTFAFMTADHDGKIRMDCSSPYAMAGLVGLKDRYRVAFGTDPDTDRHGIVTPAAGLMNPNQYLAVAIGYLLAHRPRWSPRAAVGKTLVSSSMIDRVVASRGRTLCEVPVGFKYLAPGLFDGSFCFGGEESAGASFLRFDGTVWTTDKDGMLLGLLAAEIAAVTGKDPGEQYAGLEREFGPHYYARIDAPATSEEKKRLKSLSPENVRAKEMAGDPIVAKLTRAPGNGEPVGGLKVVSAGGWFAARPSGTEDIYKIYAESFKSPKHLEAIIAEAREIVSRAIHS from the coding sequence ATGGCGGTCAGCCCACTCGCGGGCAAAAAGGTCTCCAGGGAACTCTTGATCGACGTCGCCGCGCTCGAAAAGGGGTACTACGAGAACAGGCCCGACCCGGGCGACCCGGGCACGCTCGTGAGCTTCGGGACGAGCGGCCACCGCGGGCACACGCATGATCGCACCTTCACCGAGGCGCACATCCTCGCCGTGACGCAGGCGGTCTGCGACTACCGCCGCCGCCACCGCATCGCCGGCCCTCTCTTCCTCGGGAGGGACACGCATGCCCTCTCCGCGCCGGCCCAGCGCACGGCGCTCGAGGTGCTCGCCGCCAACGGCGTCGAGACGTACATCCAGGTCGGCGACGGATTCACCCCCACCCCCGTGATCTCGTGGGCCATCCTCACGCACAACCGCCTCAATCCCCGCTCCGTCTCCGACGGGATTGTGCTCACCCCTTCGCACAACCCCCCGGCGGACGGAGGGATCAAATACAACCCGCCGACCGCGGGCCCCGCCGACACGGAGACGACCGCGTGGATACAGAACCGCGCCAACGAGCTCCTCAAGGAACACAACCGGGGGGTGCGACGCATGTCGCACCAGGCGGCGCTGAAGGCGTCCACGACCCGCGCACACGACTACGCGGGGCCGTACATCGACGACCTGGCGTCGGTGCTCGACCTCGACGCGGTGCGCGCCTCGGGGATCGGGATCGGCGTGGACCCGCTCGGCGGGGCGTCGGTGCGCTACTGGAACCCGATCGCTGAGCGCTACGGGCTCGACCTCACGGTGGTGAACCCCGCCGTCGACCCGACGTTCGCCTTCATGACTGCCGACCACGACGGGAAGATCCGGATGGACTGCTCGAGCCCCTACGCGATGGCGGGACTCGTGGGGCTGAAGGACCGGTATCGGGTCGCCTTCGGCACCGACCCCGACACCGACCGGCACGGCATCGTCACCCCCGCCGCGGGGTTGATGAACCCAAACCAGTATCTCGCCGTCGCCATCGGCTACCTGCTCGCCCATCGGCCGCGATGGTCCCCGCGCGCGGCGGTGGGGAAGACGCTCGTTTCGAGCAGCATGATCGACCGCGTCGTGGCGTCGCGGGGCCGCACCCTCTGCGAGGTGCCCGTCGGCTTCAAGTACCTCGCGCCGGGCCTCTTCGACGGCTCGTTCTGCTTCGGCGGGGAGGAGAGCGCAGGGGCGAGCTTCCTGCGCTTCGACGGCACGGTCTGGACCACCGACAAGGACGGGATGCTGCTGGGGCTCCTCGCGGCGGAGATCGCCGCCGTCACCGGGAAGGATCCGGGGGAGCAGTACGCCGGGCTCGAGCGGGAGTTCGGGCCGCACTACTACGCCCGGATCGACGCGCCGGCGACAAGCGAGGAGAAGAAGCGGCTGAAATCGCTCTCCCCGGAGAACGTCCGGGCGAAGGAGATGGCGGGCGACCCGATCGTCGCGAAGCTGACGCGCGCCCCGGGAAACGGCGAGCCGGTGGGGGGACTGAAGGTGGTCAGCGCGGGCGGCTGGTTCGCCGCGAGGCCCTCCGGCACCGAGGATATCTACAAGATCTACGCGGAGAGTTTCAAAAGCCCAAAACACCTCGAAGCGATCATCGCCGAGGCCCGCGAAATCGTCTCCAGAGCCATCCATTCGTAG
- a CDS encoding glycosyl transferase, producing MRKRVILLGFYPSDKDAGEALRQLRRARFRRSWAIHKPVDGRIRVDGGPLRYDPVRTVVGGLLCATVAVAVAMRPPWMFGAEADWLVRGASALAGGLLGWFVLRTIGVVRGGRFAAEHARWLTAGESVVVVQKSPEEVCRAILLLRNSGEGHPSVFTIRERPDIPAAEEPVRTEPLSSTRLQRYARRLASSHRVGADVRRKEPLLRQLDRCEETIERVRRRLAEASRMEQEISATAEWILDNAYIIQGQIDDVRRHLPKRFYRELPVLASEPGSGEPRLYHLAVGLVRHADHRLDRAGIEEFLSAYQSIVSLTMGELWAAPLMLRIALLDALRRMAGQIDRRLHEEERADFWANRLLTAARRDPGRMFAILAELAREMPEPSAHFAFQLTGPLYDAEEALVPVRSWLERTRGTSLAEIVAQEDSRQAVEQISIGNAITSLRQLSRMDWREIFERQSRVEALLRNDPADVYRRMEFATRDRYRHAVEELSRASNIPEEDAARAAVEAAGEWRERGGDDPRFGHIGYHLIDEGRPALASRLRGRERIRHRALQWAFRRHTAVYLSAIGAATALIAGAVLACGIRSAGWAGSAAALLALLPASELAVQTINYLLTRLVPPRTLPRMSFEKEGIPDEFRTLVVIPMLFLNRRTIRDELYKLEVRYCANPESNLLFALFGDLPDAEAQRMETDAALLRQAEEGIAALDRRYGPGRFYLLYREREWVETERRFIGWERKRGKLEELNRLLSGAPARGGRRIVYAGDPEKLADIRYVITLDSDTQLPRGAARRMIETMAHPLNQPRLAPDGRLVMGGCAIIQPRVSISLPSAMATPFSRLYTDPVGTDPYTRAVSDVYQDLAGEASYLGKGIYDPKIFHRVLSKRFPEQLLLSHDLIEGAHVGVGLASDIELYEEFPPDYLSYMRRQCRWICGDWQIADWCLPRVPAADGKRVPNPLSALNRWKIFDNLRRSLVPPASAAFLVGAWFLSPALGAASGVIVALRAFFPPLSQFFTWATTRPASRRLAWGELRHGFLRSIAETALIPHQAVLAADAIARVWYRRLVSRRRLLEWTPAQIAKWKSRGRAPAFVARVSFISLFALGIAAAVYRLCPAALPCAAPFLALWLASPLIVWRLCARPRWKPMRTLLSRDDLSMLRGVARQSWRFFDDFVGPESNWLPPDNYQISHQNVLAPRTSPTNVGLWLLSALAARDFGYLTGEEVLRRLEGTFETLETLDRYEGHLFNWYDLKTRIPFKPRYVSMVDSGNLLGCLWTLENGIGDLTDGPLIGPQAVRGLHDTLRILRGVLARPPRDEALLEAMETLERLFADPPERLDRLIRRIREAAAPAGVVASILRREVERDGGPSHWAEALERQVAEWGACIDRYLAWAEEPPAGFEPLLNRLEPESRDAFWRSMREAPSARTIASGAVHACQIVLAAQGETGRGPASPGEGIDRFAGAVSRARGPAEELCRRADELRRRIRKLGGAMRMRFLYDTDRRLFSIGYNADAQKRDSSYYDLFASEARLGSFVSIARGDVPPVHWLAMARPFGSIGNRRVLLSWGGTMFEYLMPLLVQRLYPHSLLEMACREAVGAQMEYGRRRGVPWGISESAYSDLDANKTYQYQAFGVPGTGLKRGLEDDLVVAPYATLLALLVEPAAAVRNLKRLARLGLRGAYGFFEAIDFGRQRLREGGDGVIVRAYMAHHQAMGFLAVDNLVNDFAMQRRFHADPRVRATESLLYERIPVAPPLYQVPMRERAASRAMPAGIAPSVGRFETPHTATPKTQIFGNGRYSLMVTGAGGGYSRWREFDLTRWRADPTCDEWGSFCYLRDARSGRIWCNTYHPVRVEPESYAAIFAVDRAEFRRSDNDIDTETEIAVSPEDDAEIRRITLINRSAQRKTIELTSYIELALAPHGADRQHPAFSSIFVCTESIEKHDALLAFRRPRGPQDPPVYAAHRITVEGKTAGAPQFETDRERFVGRCRTVRLPAALAGALSGTAGHVLDPIFSLRRTVVLEPGRRVRVSLVLCAAETRKDALAMVEKYGDPKAIARQFDLAWTYAQVELRRLRIEPDEARRFQQLAGAILYPGPALRPAGDRLRQNRLGQARLWPHGISGDLPIAAVSIGEPEDISLVRQMLQAHAYWRLQGLKADLVILNEESGGYERPLQEQLKRLVDAHSMHTGVDEPGGIFLRSAEQLAPEDLTLILSVARVALVAARGPLARQLGAPVKAGELPDPLPTHSIPEEPSAPLPFLELPYFNGLGGFTRDGREYAIYLGPGACTPAPWVNVIANPRFGVLVSESGSAFSWYGNSQQNRLTGWSNDPVSDTPSDAIYIRDEETGRYWTPTPLPIREGDAYRARHGTGYTVFEHNSHAIQQELLVFVPMDDAGGEPIRVQRLRLRNDSSRPRRLSITLYVEWTLGEHREDSQVHVVSRWDGETRTMLACNRYHPVYGERIAFATTGPEPQSHTADRTGFLGRNGTMAAPAAMKRVRLAGRVWPGLDPCAVVQTTVHLQPGDGAEVICLLGQAESIEEVDRLVMKYRDPAEVEEALRRTIGWWDRLVGAVQVRTPEGAADILLNRWLPYQVLSSRIWGRTGFYQSSGAFGFRDQLQDALALLHADPSLARRHLLVAAGRQFVEGDVQHWWQPASGAGMRTRCSDDLLWLPYATARYVRVTGDAGILNERVPFIEDRPLAPNEQEIFTTPRESLDSATLYEHCRRAIDRATTAGPHRLPLIGGGDWNDGMNLVGAGGSGESVWLAWFLATVLDRFAETAALHGRPEDASAYRGRVRALAEAVERHGWDGAWYLRAFYDDGAPLGSAADEEARIDSLSQSWAVLSGAADPARAARALESALARLVLEKEKMVLLLAPPFDRTERNPGYIKGYPPGVRENGGQYTHAALWLAMALCRRGEGGRAVSLLRMLNPIERARDPETAARYRVEPYVVAADVSRLQGRVGQGGWTWYTGSAAWMYRIWIEEVLGLKVAGASLAVDPVIPSEWSGFTVQYRRGEALYEIVVENPDGTGRGVAWAELDGRRLDKPIIPLEETSAKHRVVVRMGASGGAQPR from the coding sequence ATGAGGAAACGGGTCATCCTGCTCGGTTTCTACCCGAGCGACAAGGACGCCGGCGAGGCGCTGCGGCAACTTCGCCGCGCTCGGTTCAGGCGCTCGTGGGCCATCCACAAGCCGGTCGACGGGCGCATCCGCGTCGACGGCGGTCCCCTGCGGTACGACCCGGTGCGAACGGTCGTCGGCGGCCTGCTGTGCGCGACAGTCGCCGTGGCGGTGGCGATGCGTCCGCCGTGGATGTTCGGCGCGGAGGCGGACTGGCTCGTGCGGGGGGCGTCGGCGCTGGCCGGGGGGCTGCTCGGCTGGTTCGTCCTCCGAACGATCGGGGTCGTCCGCGGCGGACGGTTTGCGGCGGAACACGCCCGCTGGCTCACGGCAGGCGAGAGCGTCGTCGTCGTCCAAAAGTCCCCGGAGGAGGTTTGCCGGGCGATCCTCCTGCTCAGGAACTCCGGGGAGGGCCATCCCTCCGTCTTCACCATCCGCGAACGTCCCGACATCCCGGCCGCCGAGGAGCCGGTCCGCACCGAACCGCTCTCCTCCACGCGGCTTCAACGATACGCCCGGCGCCTCGCGTCATCGCACCGGGTCGGCGCGGATGTCAGGCGCAAGGAACCCCTCCTGCGGCAGCTCGACCGCTGCGAGGAGACGATCGAGCGCGTGCGCCGCAGACTCGCCGAGGCCTCGCGGATGGAGCAGGAGATCTCCGCCACGGCGGAGTGGATCCTCGACAACGCCTACATCATCCAGGGGCAGATCGACGATGTCCGGCGGCACCTGCCGAAAAGGTTCTACCGCGAGCTGCCGGTCCTGGCCTCCGAGCCCGGCAGCGGCGAACCGAGGCTCTACCATCTCGCCGTTGGGCTGGTCCGGCATGCCGACCACCGCCTCGACCGCGCCGGCATCGAGGAGTTTCTGTCCGCGTACCAGTCGATCGTTTCGCTGACGATGGGCGAGCTCTGGGCGGCGCCGCTGATGCTGCGCATCGCCCTGCTGGACGCCCTGCGGCGGATGGCCGGGCAGATCGACCGGCGGCTGCACGAGGAGGAGCGCGCCGACTTCTGGGCCAACCGTTTGCTCACCGCGGCGCGGCGCGATCCCGGCCGGATGTTCGCCATCCTTGCCGAGCTGGCGCGCGAGATGCCGGAACCGAGCGCCCATTTCGCCTTCCAGCTCACCGGCCCGCTCTACGATGCGGAGGAGGCACTGGTCCCCGTCCGAAGCTGGCTGGAGCGGACGCGGGGCACAAGCCTCGCGGAGATCGTCGCCCAGGAGGACTCCCGGCAGGCGGTCGAGCAGATCTCCATCGGCAACGCGATCACGAGCCTGCGGCAGCTCTCGAGGATGGACTGGCGCGAGATCTTCGAGCGTCAGAGCCGGGTGGAGGCGCTGCTGCGCAACGACCCGGCGGACGTCTACCGCCGGATGGAGTTCGCCACCAGGGACCGGTACCGGCACGCGGTCGAGGAACTGTCCCGCGCATCGAACATACCGGAGGAGGATGCCGCCCGGGCCGCCGTGGAGGCGGCCGGGGAATGGCGGGAACGCGGAGGGGACGATCCGCGGTTCGGGCACATCGGCTACCATCTGATCGACGAGGGCCGCCCCGCGCTCGCCAGCCGGCTGCGGGGCCGCGAGAGGATCCGACACCGGGCGCTGCAGTGGGCCTTCCGACGCCACACGGCGGTCTACCTGTCGGCCATAGGGGCGGCGACCGCCCTGATCGCCGGCGCGGTCCTCGCCTGCGGCATCCGGTCCGCCGGCTGGGCGGGATCGGCCGCGGCGCTCCTCGCCCTTCTCCCGGCAAGCGAGCTCGCCGTCCAGACGATCAACTATCTCCTGACCCGTCTGGTGCCGCCCCGGACGTTGCCGAGGATGTCGTTCGAGAAGGAGGGGATCCCCGACGAGTTCCGCACGCTGGTCGTCATACCGATGCTGTTCCTGAACCGCCGGACCATCCGCGACGAGCTCTACAAGCTGGAGGTCCGCTACTGCGCCAATCCGGAATCGAATCTGCTCTTCGCCCTCTTCGGCGATCTGCCCGACGCGGAGGCGCAGCGGATGGAGACGGACGCCGCCCTGCTGCGCCAGGCGGAGGAGGGGATCGCCGCCCTCGACAGGCGCTACGGCCCGGGACGGTTCTATCTCCTCTACCGCGAGCGCGAGTGGGTCGAAACCGAGAGGCGGTTCATAGGCTGGGAGCGCAAGCGGGGAAAGCTGGAGGAGCTGAACCGGCTCCTGAGCGGCGCCCCGGCCCGCGGCGGCCGGAGAATCGTCTACGCGGGCGATCCGGAGAAGCTCGCCGACATCCGCTACGTGATCACGCTCGACAGCGACACGCAGCTCCCGCGCGGCGCGGCCCGGCGGATGATCGAGACGATGGCCCACCCGCTGAACCAACCTCGCCTGGCTCCGGACGGCCGGCTGGTCATGGGCGGCTGTGCCATCATCCAGCCCCGCGTGAGCATCTCGCTGCCCAGCGCGATGGCGACCCCGTTCAGCCGCCTGTACACCGATCCGGTCGGCACTGACCCGTACACGAGGGCGGTCTCGGACGTCTACCAGGATCTGGCGGGCGAGGCCTCCTACCTCGGCAAGGGGATCTACGACCCGAAAATCTTCCACCGCGTCCTCTCGAAACGGTTTCCCGAGCAACTGCTGCTCAGCCACGACCTGATCGAAGGCGCGCACGTGGGGGTGGGGCTCGCGAGCGACATCGAACTCTACGAGGAGTTCCCGCCGGACTACCTCTCCTACATGCGCCGGCAGTGCCGCTGGATCTGCGGCGACTGGCAGATCGCCGACTGGTGTCTGCCCCGCGTGCCGGCGGCGGACGGGAAACGCGTTCCCAATCCGCTCTCGGCGCTGAACCGGTGGAAGATATTCGACAACCTCAGGCGCTCGCTGGTCCCGCCCGCCTCCGCCGCCTTTCTCGTCGGCGCCTGGTTTCTCTCCCCGGCGCTGGGCGCCGCCTCCGGCGTCATCGTTGCCCTGCGGGCGTTCTTCCCCCCCCTCTCTCAGTTTTTCACCTGGGCGACGACGAGGCCGGCGTCGCGCCGGCTCGCCTGGGGCGAGCTGCGGCACGGTTTCCTCCGGTCGATCGCGGAGACCGCCCTCATCCCGCACCAGGCCGTCCTGGCCGCGGACGCGATCGCGCGGGTCTGGTACCGCCGCCTGGTCAGCAGGCGCAGGCTGCTCGAGTGGACGCCGGCGCAGATCGCCAAATGGAAGAGCAGGGGCCGCGCCCCCGCGTTCGTGGCGCGCGTGAGCTTCATCAGCCTGTTCGCGCTCGGCATCGCGGCCGCCGTGTACCGGCTCTGTCCGGCCGCGTTGCCGTGCGCGGCGCCGTTCCTGGCCCTGTGGCTGGCCAGTCCGCTGATCGTCTGGCGGCTCTGCGCCAGGCCCCGGTGGAAGCCGATGCGCACACTGCTTTCACGGGACGATCTTTCGATGCTCCGGGGCGTCGCCCGGCAGTCGTGGCGCTTCTTCGACGACTTCGTCGGCCCCGAATCGAACTGGCTTCCCCCGGACAACTACCAGATCTCCCACCAGAACGTTCTCGCCCCGCGCACGAGCCCGACGAACGTGGGCCTGTGGCTGCTGAGCGCCCTCGCCGCCCGCGATTTCGGCTATCTCACCGGGGAGGAGGTCCTCCGGCGCCTGGAGGGGACGTTCGAGACGCTCGAAACGCTCGACCGGTACGAGGGGCACCTGTTCAACTGGTACGACCTGAAGACGCGGATACCGTTCAAGCCGCGCTACGTATCGATGGTGGATAGCGGAAATCTGCTCGGCTGCCTCTGGACCCTGGAGAACGGCATCGGCGATCTGACGGACGGCCCGCTGATCGGCCCGCAGGCCGTCCGCGGGCTGCACGACACGCTCCGGATTCTGCGCGGTGTGCTTGCCCGTCCGCCCCGCGACGAGGCGCTCCTGGAGGCGATGGAGACGCTCGAGCGGCTGTTCGCCGATCCGCCGGAGCGGCTCGACCGGCTCATCCGCCGGATCCGCGAGGCCGCGGCGCCGGCGGGGGTTGTCGCCTCGATCCTGCGGCGGGAGGTGGAGAGGGACGGCGGGCCGTCTCACTGGGCGGAGGCGCTCGAGCGGCAGGTCGCGGAATGGGGCGCGTGCATCGACCGCTACCTGGCGTGGGCGGAGGAGCCGCCCGCAGGGTTCGAACCGCTTCTGAACCGGCTCGAGCCGGAGAGCCGGGACGCGTTTTGGAGGTCGATGCGCGAGGCACCCTCGGCGCGAACAATCGCCTCCGGCGCCGTTCACGCGTGCCAGATCGTCCTCGCTGCGCAGGGAGAGACCGGCAGGGGCCCCGCATCGCCGGGGGAGGGGATCGACCGGTTCGCCGGAGCCGTGTCGCGGGCCCGCGGTCCGGCGGAGGAACTCTGCAGGCGGGCGGACGAACTCCGCCGGCGCATCAGGAAGCTGGGCGGCGCGATGCGGATGCGGTTCCTCTACGACACCGACCGGCGGCTGTTCAGCATCGGCTACAACGCCGACGCCCAGAAGCGCGACTCCTCGTACTACGATCTGTTCGCCAGCGAGGCGCGGCTGGGAAGTTTCGTCTCGATCGCGCGCGGCGACGTCCCGCCGGTCCACTGGCTGGCGATGGCCAGGCCGTTCGGCTCGATCGGGAACCGCCGGGTGCTGTTGAGCTGGGGCGGCACGATGTTCGAGTACCTCATGCCGCTGTTGGTGCAGCGCCTGTATCCCCATTCCCTGCTGGAGATGGCCTGCCGCGAGGCGGTCGGCGCACAGATGGAGTACGGGCGCCGGCGGGGCGTGCCGTGGGGGATCTCGGAGTCGGCCTACAGCGACCTGGACGCGAACAAGACGTACCAGTACCAGGCCTTCGGCGTGCCGGGGACAGGGCTGAAGCGGGGGCTCGAGGACGACCTGGTCGTGGCCCCGTACGCCACGCTGCTGGCGCTGCTGGTGGAGCCGGCGGCGGCGGTGCGCAACCTGAAACGGCTCGCGAGGCTCGGGCTCCGCGGCGCCTACGGATTCTTCGAGGCAATCGACTTCGGCCGGCAGCGCCTCCGGGAGGGGGGGGACGGGGTGATCGTGCGCGCCTATATGGCGCACCACCAGGCGATGGGGTTCCTCGCGGTCGACAACCTCGTCAACGACTTCGCGATGCAGCGGCGCTTCCACGCGGACCCGAGGGTCAGGGCGACCGAGTCGCTCCTGTACGAGCGCATCCCGGTCGCGCCCCCGCTCTACCAGGTGCCGATGCGCGAGCGGGCGGCCTCCCGCGCGATGCCCGCCGGGATCGCGCCGTCGGTCGGCAGGTTCGAGACGCCGCACACCGCCACCCCCAAGACACAGATCTTCGGCAACGGCCGCTACTCCCTGATGGTGACCGGCGCCGGCGGGGGCTACAGCCGCTGGCGTGAGTTCGATCTCACCCGCTGGCGGGCCGATCCCACCTGCGACGAATGGGGCTCCTTCTGCTACCTCCGCGATGCGCGGAGCGGGCGAATCTGGTGCAACACCTACCATCCGGTCCGCGTCGAACCGGAGTCGTACGCGGCGATCTTCGCCGTGGATCGCGCCGAGTTCCGCCGTTCAGACAACGATATCGACACCGAAACCGAGATCGCGGTGTCGCCCGAGGACGACGCGGAGATCCGCCGCATCACCCTGATCAATCGCTCCGCGCAGAGGAAGACGATCGAGCTGACCAGCTACATCGAGCTCGCCCTCGCCCCGCATGGCGCGGACCGCCAGCACCCCGCCTTCAGCTCGATCTTCGTCTGCACCGAGTCGATCGAGAAGCACGATGCGCTGCTCGCGTTCCGGCGCCCGCGGGGCCCGCAGGATCCACCGGTCTACGCGGCGCACCGCATCACGGTCGAGGGGAAGACGGCCGGCGCGCCGCAGTTCGAAACGGACCGGGAGCGTTTCGTCGGGCGTTGCCGCACCGTCCGCCTCCCGGCGGCCCTGGCCGGCGCGCTGTCGGGGACCGCCGGGCATGTCCTCGACCCGATATTCAGCCTGCGCCGCACGGTGGTGCTGGAGCCCGGGCGGCGGGTCCGTGTTTCCCTCGTCCTCTGCGCCGCGGAGACGCGCAAGGATGCCCTGGCCATGGTCGAGAAGTACGGCGATCCCAAAGCGATCGCCCGCCAGTTCGATCTCGCATGGACGTACGCCCAGGTCGAGCTCCGCCGCCTGCGCATCGAGCCGGACGAGGCCCGCCGCTTTCAGCAGCTGGCCGGCGCCATCCTGTACCCCGGCCCCGCGCTCCGCCCGGCCGGGGACCGCCTTCGGCAGAACCGGCTGGGCCAGGCGCGCCTGTGGCCGCACGGGATCTCGGGCGACCTCCCGATCGCCGCGGTCAGCATCGGGGAGCCGGAGGATATCAGCCTCGTGCGCCAGATGCTCCAGGCGCACGCCTACTGGCGCCTCCAGGGTCTGAAGGCGGACCTGGTCATACTCAACGAGGAGTCCGGCGGCTACGAGCGGCCGCTGCAGGAGCAGCTGAAGCGGCTCGTGGACGCGCATTCGATGCACACCGGCGTCGACGAGCCGGGCGGGATCTTCCTCCGCAGCGCCGAGCAGCTCGCCCCCGAGGACCTGACGCTGATCCTCTCCGTCGCGCGCGTGGCCCTGGTGGCCGCCCGCGGCCCCCTCGCCCGGCAGCTCGGCGCCCCGGTGAAGGCGGGGGAGCTCCCCGATCCGCTGCCCACGCATTCCATCCCCGAGGAGCCGTCCGCCCCGCTGCCGTTCCTGGAGCTCCCGTACTTCAACGGCCTGGGCGGGTTCACCCGCGACGGGCGGGAGTACGCGATCTACCTCGGCCCCGGCGCCTGCACGCCGGCGCCGTGGGTAAACGTGATCGCCAACCCCCGCTTCGGCGTTCTGGTCAGCGAGTCGGGCTCGGCCTTCTCCTGGTACGGCAACAGCCAGCAGAACCGGCTGACCGGCTGGTCCAACGACCCGGTCTCCGACACGCCGTCCGACGCGATCTACATCCGCGACGAGGAGACGGGGAGGTACTGGACTCCCACCCCCCTTCCGATCCGGGAGGGGGACGCCTACCGCGCGCGGCACGGGACGGGCTACACCGTTTTCGAACACAACAGCCACGCCATCCAGCAGGAGCTTCTCGTCTTCGTGCCGATGGACGACGCCGGCGGAGAGCCGATCCGCGTGCAGCGGCTCCGGCTGCGCAACGACTCGTCGCGCCCGCGCCGGCTGTCGATCACCCTGTACGTCGAATGGACCCTCGGCGAGCACAGGGAGGACAGCCAGGTGCACGTCGTCAGCCGGTGGGACGGCGAGACGCGGACGATGCTGGCCTGCAACCGGTACCATCCTGTCTACGGGGAACGGATCGCCTTCGCCACGACCGGCCCCGAGCCGCAGAGCCACACCGCCGACCGCACAGGTTTCCTCGGGCGCAACGGGACGATGGCCGCGCCCGCCGCGATGAAGCGAGTCCGCCTGGCGGGCCGGGTCTGGCCGGGGCTGGACCCGTGCGCGGTCGTGCAGACGACGGTGCATCTGCAGCCGGGGGACGGCGCGGAGGTGATCTGCCTCCTCGGGCAGGCGGAGTCGATCGAGGAGGTCGACCGGCTGGTCATGAAGTACCGCGATCCGGCCGAGGTGGAGGAAGCCCTCCGGCGCACGATCGGCTGGTGGGACCGGCTGGTGGGGGCGGTCCAGGTGCGCACCCCGGAAGGGGCGGCGGACATCCTGTTGAACCGCTGGCTGCCGTACCAGGTGCTGAGCTCGAGGATCTGGGGGCGGACGGGATTCTACCAGTCGAGCGGGGCGTTCGGCTTCCGCGACCAGCTCCAGGACGCACTGGCGCTGCTTCACGCGGACCCCTCGCTCGCCAGGCGGCACCTGCTCGTCGCGGCGGGGCGCCAGTTCGTCGAGGGGGATGTGCAGCACTGGTGGCAGCCGGCGTCCGGCGCCGGCATGCGGACACGCTGCTCCGACGACCTGCTCTGGCTCCCGTACGCGACCGCCCGTTACGTGCGCGTCACGGGGGACGCGGGAATCCTGAACGAGCGCGTCCCGTTCATCGAGGACCGGCCGCTTGCCCCGAACGAGCAGGAGATCTTCACGACCCCGCGCGAGTCGTTGGACAGCGCCACGCTCTACGAGCATTGCCGCCGCGCGATTGACCGCGCGACGACGGCGGGGCCCCACCGGCTGCCCCTGATCGGCGGCGGCGACTGGAACGACGGGATGAACCTGGTGGGGGCCGGCGGGAGCGGGGAGAGCGTCTGGCTGGCATGGTTTCTCGCGACGGTGCTGGACCGGTTCGCCGAAACGGCCGCGCTGCACGGCAGGCCGGAGGACGCCTCCGCGTACCGCGGGAGGGTCAGGGCGCTCGCGGAGGCGGTCGAGCGGCACGGCTGGGACGGCGCCTGGTACCTGAGGGCCTTCTACGACGACGGCGCGCCGCTCGGGTCGGCGGCGGACGAGGAGGCCCGCATCGACTCCTTGTCCCAGTCGTGGGCGGTGCTGAGCGGCGCGGCCGACCCGGCGCGGGCGGCGCGGGCGCTCGAGTCGGCGCTGGCGCGCCTGGTGCTCGAGAAGGAGAAGATGGTGCTGCTGCTCGCCCCGCCGTTCGACAGGACGGAGAGGAACCCGGGCTACATCAAAGGGTATCCGCCCGGCGTCCGTGAGAACGGGGGTCAGTACACGCACGCCGCCTTGTGGTTGGCGATGGCGCTCTGCCGCCGGGGGGAGGGGGGGCGCGCGGTGTCGCTGCTCAGGATGCTCAACCCGATCGAGCGGGCGCGCGATCCGGAGACGGCCGCGCGGTACAGGGTCGAGCCGTACGTGGTCGCCGCCGACGTCTCCCGCCTGCAGGGACGGGTGGGGCAGGGCGGCTGGACATGGTACACCGGCTCCGCCGCGTGGATGTATCGAATCTGGATCGAGGAGGTGCTCGGGCTGAAGGTCGCCGGCGCGTCGCTTGCCGTCGATCCGGTCATCCCCTCCGAATGGAGCGGGTTCACCGTCCAGTACCGCCGCGGCGAGGCGCTCTACGAGATCGTTGTCGAGAACCCGGACGGAACGGGGCGCGGCGTGGCGTGGGCGGAGCTGGACGGGCGGCGCCTCGACAAGCCCATCATCCCGCTGGAGGAAACTTCGGCGAAGCACAGGGTCGTGGTGCGGATGGGCGCCAGCGGAGGCGCGCAGCCCCGATGA